From a single Planococcus shenhongbingii genomic region:
- a CDS encoding NUDIX hydrolase — MQRIANLLVVHEGQVLLLKKPRRDWYVAPGGKMETGESIYEAAIREFTEETGVQPLGTHLKGIYTMMIQEKEQIVDEWMLFTFLATGLIGKPFEETREGLLEWHPVESLAFLPMAEGDRTNLQFAASQIGMQYGTFHYSPEFQLIKESIQMSTEEGIQHNG, encoded by the coding sequence GTGCAGCGAATCGCAAATTTATTAGTGGTCCATGAAGGACAAGTATTGCTATTAAAAAAACCCCGGCGTGATTGGTACGTTGCACCGGGCGGTAAAATGGAAACAGGAGAATCAATTTATGAAGCGGCGATCAGAGAGTTCACGGAAGAAACAGGTGTACAGCCGCTTGGAACTCATTTAAAAGGGATCTACACGATGATGATTCAAGAAAAAGAACAAATCGTTGATGAATGGATGCTTTTCACTTTTTTGGCAACCGGCTTGATTGGCAAACCTTTCGAAGAAACGAGAGAAGGCCTTCTTGAATGGCATCCGGTTGAAAGTTTGGCATTTTTGCCGATGGCTGAAGGAGACCGTACAAACCTGCAATTTGCTGCAAGCCAAATAGGTATGCAATATGGCACTTTTCATTATTCGCCGGAATTCCAGCTAATTAAAGAAAGCATTCAAATGTCTACTGAAGAGGGGATCCAGCATAATGGATAA
- the clpP gene encoding ATP-dependent Clp endopeptidase proteolytic subunit ClpP has translation MNLIPTVIEQTSRGERAYDIYSRLLKDRVIMLGSGIDDNVANSIVAQLLFLEAEDPDKDISIYINSPGGSITAGMAIYDVMQFIRPDVQTVCIGMAASMGAFLLAAGTKGKRYALPNAEVMIHQPLGGAQGQATEIEIAAKRILHLREKLNQILSDRTGQPLEVISKDTDRDNFMTAERAVEYGLVDQIITRNKLLDEKK, from the coding sequence ATGAATTTAATTCCTACAGTAATTGAACAGACTAGCAGAGGCGAACGCGCTTATGATATTTACTCGCGCTTGTTAAAAGACCGTGTCATCATGCTCGGTAGCGGAATCGACGATAATGTTGCCAACTCAATTGTAGCACAGCTCTTATTCCTTGAAGCTGAAGATCCAGATAAAGATATCTCCATTTACATCAACAGCCCAGGCGGAAGCATTACAGCCGGTATGGCGATTTATGATGTTATGCAGTTTATCCGTCCGGATGTTCAAACTGTCTGCATCGGCATGGCAGCATCTATGGGTGCTTTCCTGCTTGCAGCTGGGACAAAAGGAAAACGCTATGCACTTCCAAACGCTGAAGTCATGATTCACCAACCACTTGGTGGAGCTCAAGGACAAGCGACAGAAATTGAGATTGCAGCGAAACGCATTTTGCACCTACGTGAAAAATTGAATCAAATCTTGTCAGACCGTACTGGCCAGCCGTTAGAAGTGATTTCAAAAGATACAGACCGTGATAACTTCATGACTGCTGAACGTGCAGTAGAATATGGTTTAGTCGATCAAATCATCACTCGCAACAAATTGCTGGACGAAAAAAAATAA
- a CDS encoding LemA family protein: MKKIFVPFIILIAFIFISAAMLIPSYNSFVQLEEDVDESYAQIENQLQRRLDLIPNLVETVKGFADQEQDIIDNVTQARSNLARAEGVNEQAEADAELNGALSRLLVVVENYPEIRSSENFQQLADELAGTENRIAVARRDFNETVSEFNRKAKSFPSNMIAGVFGFSEKAYFEAAPGASEVPKVEFGSDKE; this comes from the coding sequence TTGAAAAAAATTTTTGTTCCGTTTATTATCCTAATCGCTTTTATTTTTATTTCCGCAGCTATGTTGATTCCAAGCTATAACAGTTTTGTGCAGCTTGAAGAAGATGTTGACGAATCGTATGCACAGATTGAAAATCAATTGCAGCGCAGACTCGACTTGATCCCTAATCTTGTTGAAACGGTTAAAGGGTTTGCTGATCAGGAACAGGATATTATTGACAATGTAACGCAGGCACGTTCGAATTTGGCCCGTGCTGAAGGCGTCAATGAGCAAGCCGAAGCAGATGCCGAATTGAATGGTGCGTTAAGCCGTTTACTGGTGGTTGTGGAAAATTATCCAGAAATTCGTTCCAGTGAGAATTTTCAGCAGCTGGCTGATGAATTGGCCGGTACGGAAAATCGAATTGCGGTGGCCAGACGGGATTTCAATGAAACCGTTTCGGAATTTAACCGAAAAGCAAAAAGTTTTCCTAGCAATATGATTGCCGGCGTTTTCGGTTTTAGTGAAAAAGCATATTTTGAAGCGGCTCCAGGTGCTTCAGAAGTTCCTAAAGTGGAATTCGGAAGCGACAAGGAATGA
- a CDS encoding glutaredoxin family protein, with protein sequence MITFYTRQNCPLCDEAKMMLELVREDFPFEYEEVDIESDDAIHEKYMLMIPVIEKDGKVVIYGNIGYIELLEALEF encoded by the coding sequence ATGATTACATTCTACACACGCCAAAATTGCCCTTTATGTGATGAAGCAAAAATGATGCTTGAGCTTGTCCGGGAAGATTTTCCTTTCGAATATGAGGAAGTCGATATCGAGAGCGACGATGCCATACATGAAAAATACATGCTGATGATTCCCGTGATCGAAAAAGACGGGAAAGTCGTGATTTATGGAAACATCGGATATATCGAATTATTGGAAGCGTTAGAATTCTAA
- the trxB gene encoding thioredoxin-disulfide reductase: MTETNNTYDVIIIGAGPAGMTAAVYTSRANLSTLMLERGIPGGQMANTEEIENYPGFEHILGPDLSNKMFEHAKKFGAEYAYGDVKEIIDGEEYKTIIAGSKEYKARAIIITTGAEYKKMGIPGENELGGRGVSYCAVCDGAFFKQKNLVVVGGGDSAVEEGVYLTRFADKVTIVHRRDELRAQKILQDRAFANDKIDFIWSHTVKEINDENGKVGSVTLVSTKDGNEQEFEADGVFIYIGMLPLTKPFADLGILNDEGYVVTNEKMETAVPGIYAAGDVREKMLRQVVTATGDGSIAAQAVQHYIEELVEKIGIKA, encoded by the coding sequence ATGACTGAGACGAATAATACTTATGACGTGATCATTATTGGAGCAGGACCAGCAGGCATGACAGCCGCTGTTTACACATCAAGAGCGAATTTATCTACATTAATGCTTGAACGCGGAATTCCAGGCGGCCAAATGGCCAACACGGAAGAAATTGAAAACTATCCGGGTTTTGAACATATTCTAGGGCCAGACCTTTCAAACAAAATGTTCGAGCACGCGAAAAAATTCGGTGCTGAATACGCTTATGGCGACGTAAAAGAAATCATTGATGGTGAAGAGTACAAAACCATCATCGCTGGTTCGAAAGAATATAAAGCGCGTGCCATCATTATTACTACAGGTGCTGAGTATAAAAAAATGGGTATCCCTGGTGAAAATGAACTAGGCGGCCGAGGCGTCAGCTATTGTGCAGTCTGTGACGGAGCCTTCTTCAAACAGAAAAATCTGGTTGTCGTCGGAGGCGGAGACTCTGCAGTTGAAGAAGGCGTTTATTTAACGCGTTTTGCAGATAAAGTAACCATCGTCCATAGACGCGATGAGCTTCGCGCACAAAAAATTCTTCAAGACCGGGCGTTTGCAAACGATAAAATTGATTTTATCTGGAGCCATACGGTTAAAGAAATTAATGATGAAAACGGCAAAGTGGGAAGTGTCACGCTGGTTTCTACAAAAGACGGCAATGAACAGGAATTTGAAGCGGATGGTGTATTCATTTACATCGGAATGCTGCCATTGACTAAACCATTTGCTGATTTAGGAATCCTAAATGACGAAGGCTATGTTGTTACCAATGAAAAAATGGAAACAGCAGTTCCGGGTATATATGCAGCAGGAGACGTACGTGAAAAAATGCTGCGCCAAGTTGTTACAGCAACTGGCGACGGAAGTATCGCTGCTCAAGCGGTTCAGCATTATATTGAGGAATTGGTCGAAAAAATCGGGATTAAAGCTTGA
- the whiA gene encoding DNA-binding protein WhiA, protein MSFASETKKEMTQVEVDDCCGKAELSALIRMNGTISFSNRQLSLDIQTENAAIARRIYTLLKRFYRAYPVELLVRKKMRLKKNNVYICRIREGSKHVLEDLAIISEGFQFEHEINKALIEKNCCKRAYLRGAFLAGGSVNNPETSSYHLEIYSLYKDHADSLVNLLNEFHLNAKTIERKKGFVTYLKEAEKISDFLSIAGAHSALLKFEDVRIIRDMRNSVNRLVNCETANLNKTIDAALRQVENIRLIDQMIGIDQLPERLREIARLRVEYQDVTLKELGEMVSTGNVSKSGVNHRLRKIDEIAETLRKGEMIGQ, encoded by the coding sequence ATGTCTTTTGCTTCGGAAACCAAAAAAGAGATGACACAAGTCGAAGTGGACGATTGTTGTGGGAAAGCGGAATTGTCCGCTTTAATTCGCATGAACGGCACCATATCATTTTCAAATCGGCAATTGAGCCTTGATATACAAACCGAAAATGCGGCTATAGCCCGTCGGATTTACACATTATTAAAGCGCTTTTACCGGGCTTATCCAGTGGAACTGCTGGTCCGAAAAAAGATGCGGCTGAAAAAGAATAACGTTTATATTTGCAGAATCAGGGAAGGTTCTAAACATGTGTTGGAAGACCTGGCTATTATTTCAGAAGGCTTCCAGTTCGAACATGAAATCAATAAAGCGTTAATCGAGAAGAACTGCTGTAAACGAGCGTATTTGCGTGGTGCATTTTTAGCAGGGGGATCTGTTAATAATCCGGAGACCTCTTCCTATCACTTGGAAATCTACTCGCTTTACAAAGACCATGCGGATTCTTTAGTGAATTTGCTGAACGAATTCCATTTGAACGCAAAGACGATTGAACGGAAAAAAGGGTTTGTCACTTATTTGAAAGAAGCGGAAAAAATTTCGGACTTTCTCAGCATTGCCGGTGCGCATTCAGCTTTATTAAAATTTGAAGATGTGCGGATTATTCGCGATATGCGCAATAGTGTCAACCGTTTAGTGAATTGTGAAACCGCCAATTTGAATAAGACCATTGATGCGGCGCTGCGGCAAGTGGAAAATATTCGCCTTATTGATCAAATGATCGGGATTGACCAATTGCCGGAACGGCTGCGTGAAATTGCACGCCTGCGGGTAGAATACCAGGACGTCACGTTGAAAGAATTGGGCGAGATGGTCTCAACGGGAAATGTCAGCAAATCAGGCGTAAATCACCGGTTGCGGAAAATTGATGAAATTGCCGAAACCTTGAGAAAAGGAGAAATGATTGGCCAGTGA
- a CDS encoding HPr family phosphocarrier protein — protein sequence MVDKQVEVQLKSGLQARQAALFVQEANRYNSDVYLEKDDKKVNAKSIMGIMSLAISKGTTVKISADGRDEETAVEALAALIEKDA from the coding sequence ATGGTTGATAAACAAGTGGAAGTACAATTGAAATCAGGATTACAAGCAAGGCAAGCGGCTTTGTTCGTTCAAGAAGCAAACCGTTATAATTCGGATGTTTACTTAGAAAAAGACGACAAAAAAGTAAACGCCAAAAGCATTATGGGCATCATGAGCCTGGCAATCAGCAAAGGAACGACCGTCAAAATTTCTGCAGATGGCAGAGATGAAGAAACGGCAGTCGAAGCATTGGCTGCCCTTATTGAAAAAGATGCATAA
- a CDS encoding TPM domain-containing protein, with protein sequence MMKKVIFLLGTFSFLVSAPVGAVEFPELTEDIYIQDIADVLTPAEEEELRRLGTELEDATTAQLAVMAVPSLEGKPIADYALEALRHYGIGKKEENNGALMVISTGDREIYISTGYGLEAVLPDGEVGRILDSYAIPYLKQDEYGKGIMNTYKALYKEVAAAYDWNNTSLAAQPAVQQSSVPDEKDDWLIPRGIIVAGIVIWIVISLFGDGAGRGNSKNSGRRSSSSSRRSSSGSSRSSGGGSRSGRGGSGGGGGAGRKF encoded by the coding sequence ATGATGAAGAAAGTAATTTTCTTGTTAGGAACGTTCAGCTTTTTGGTTTCGGCTCCTGTCGGGGCTGTGGAATTTCCTGAATTGACGGAGGATATATACATTCAGGATATAGCTGATGTCTTAACGCCAGCAGAAGAAGAGGAACTGCGTCGATTGGGAACAGAGCTTGAAGATGCAACCACTGCCCAGCTCGCGGTGATGGCCGTTCCTTCATTAGAAGGCAAACCGATTGCCGATTATGCATTGGAAGCTCTCCGGCATTATGGAATAGGAAAGAAAGAGGAGAACAACGGAGCGCTTATGGTCATTTCTACGGGCGACCGGGAAATTTACATTTCCACCGGCTATGGACTTGAAGCGGTTCTTCCGGATGGTGAAGTGGGACGGATTCTTGACAGCTATGCTATACCGTATTTGAAGCAGGATGAATATGGAAAAGGAATTATGAACACTTATAAAGCGCTTTACAAAGAAGTAGCGGCTGCCTATGATTGGAACAATACGTCTTTAGCGGCGCAGCCGGCGGTTCAGCAATCAAGTGTTCCCGATGAGAAGGACGATTGGTTGATCCCTCGGGGTATCATTGTTGCCGGTATTGTCATATGGATTGTCATTTCCTTGTTCGGCGATGGGGCTGGGAGAGGGAATAGCAAAAATTCAGGAAGAAGAAGTTCATCAAGTTCACGCCGGAGCAGCAGCGGAAGCTCCCGCAGCAGTGGCGGTGGTTCTCGAAGTGGCCGTGGCGGTTCTGGAGGCGGCGGCGGAGCAGGCCGCAAATTCTGA
- the rapZ gene encoding RNase adapter RapZ → MDKHTNETELIIITGMSGAGKTVAIQSFEDLGFFTIDNLPPALLLTFIKLMRDSGKSMKRVAAVMDLRGGDFFDSLVDAIDNISKEPKVSTTILFLDADNQTLVSRYKESRRSHPLSPGGLVLGGIKKERDMLMDLQGRAKYIYNTSTMTPRQLREKIVTDFATQTSNKFTVNVMSFGFKHGIPIDADLVFDVRFLPNPYYIEELKPLSGLDEPVSSYVLQWSETQTLISKLTDLLEFMIPQYKNEGKAQLVIAFGCTGGQHRSVTLAEYYGKLLAEQNKTIVTHRDVKTRKG, encoded by the coding sequence ATGGATAAGCATACGAATGAAACTGAATTAATTATAATAACCGGCATGTCAGGAGCAGGCAAAACAGTCGCAATCCAAAGTTTCGAAGACTTGGGTTTTTTTACAATTGATAACTTGCCGCCGGCTTTATTGCTTACTTTCATCAAGTTGATGAGAGATTCCGGCAAATCAATGAAGCGGGTTGCTGCAGTTATGGATTTACGGGGCGGCGACTTTTTTGACAGCCTTGTGGATGCCATTGACAATATTTCGAAAGAGCCAAAAGTGTCTACGACGATTCTGTTTCTTGATGCCGACAACCAAACACTTGTCAGCCGGTATAAGGAATCACGCCGGTCACATCCATTATCTCCAGGCGGCCTAGTGCTTGGCGGCATTAAAAAAGAGCGCGACATGCTGATGGATCTGCAAGGGCGTGCGAAGTACATTTACAATACTTCCACCATGACTCCTAGACAGCTAAGAGAAAAAATTGTGACAGATTTCGCTACGCAAACAAGCAATAAATTTACCGTCAATGTGATGTCATTCGGCTTTAAACACGGCATTCCAATTGATGCAGATTTGGTTTTCGATGTTCGTTTTTTGCCGAACCCTTATTATATTGAAGAATTGAAACCGTTGTCCGGACTGGATGAACCGGTCTCAAGCTATGTTCTTCAATGGAGTGAGACCCAAACATTAATCAGTAAACTGACGGACCTTTTAGAATTCATGATTCCCCAATATAAAAACGAAGGCAAAGCGCAACTGGTGATCGCTTTTGGCTGCACCGGCGGCCAGCACCGGTCAGTGACGCTTGCTGAATATTACGGAAAACTATTGGCAGAACAAAACAAAACGATCGTTACTCATCGGGACGTCAAAACAAGAAAGGGCTGA
- a CDS encoding gluconeogenesis factor YvcK family protein, whose product MESTLRRKRVVIIGGGTGLSTLLRGLKKFPLDLTAVVTVADDGGSSGRLRNDLDIPPPGDIRNVMAALSDAEPLVAEMFQYRFKHSPDLEGHSLGNLMLAALTNITGDFSHAVREMSRVLNVNGTVLPAANQLVTLHAEFEDGTIVSGESKIPAYLQPIKRVFLEPRDVKTLPDTIEAITKADVIVVGPGSLYTSILPNLLVKDIKKAVVAAEAKKIYICNLMTQAGETYKYTACDHVQAIYDHVGEPFLDAILLNKEQVPKGVVERYKKQKAWPVEYDEERLHNMGLEIFKQDIANIFGETVRHEPMKVAEWLFEYAGGLIKEDPEHLYF is encoded by the coding sequence ATGGAAAGTACTTTACGCCGGAAACGGGTCGTTATTATTGGTGGAGGCACAGGACTATCTACGCTTCTAAGGGGATTAAAGAAGTTTCCGCTGGACTTAACTGCGGTTGTTACCGTAGCTGATGATGGTGGAAGCTCAGGCCGGCTTCGAAACGACTTAGATATACCGCCTCCAGGAGACATTCGAAACGTCATGGCTGCTTTATCAGATGCTGAACCATTGGTGGCGGAAATGTTTCAATACCGATTTAAACACTCCCCGGATTTGGAAGGACATTCTCTAGGCAATCTTATGCTTGCTGCTTTGACGAACATCACAGGTGATTTTTCACATGCAGTAAGGGAGATGAGCCGTGTTTTGAACGTCAATGGGACAGTGCTGCCAGCAGCAAACCAGTTGGTCACGCTTCATGCCGAGTTTGAAGATGGCACGATTGTCAGCGGAGAATCTAAAATTCCGGCGTATTTGCAGCCAATAAAAAGAGTTTTTTTAGAACCGCGTGATGTGAAAACTTTGCCTGATACGATAGAAGCTATCACTAAAGCGGATGTCATTGTAGTGGGACCAGGTTCGTTGTATACCAGTATATTGCCGAATCTGCTCGTAAAAGACATAAAAAAAGCAGTGGTTGCAGCTGAAGCTAAAAAAATATATATCTGCAATTTAATGACCCAAGCAGGAGAAACATACAAATATACAGCCTGTGACCATGTTCAAGCCATTTACGACCATGTAGGTGAACCGTTTTTAGATGCGATTCTGCTCAATAAGGAACAAGTGCCTAAAGGAGTTGTAGAACGCTATAAAAAACAAAAAGCGTGGCCAGTCGAATATGATGAAGAACGTTTGCACAATATGGGCCTTGAAATATTCAAACAGGACATCGCGAATATTTTTGGAGAAACAGTCCGGCATGAACCGATGAAAGTAGCAGAATGGCTGTTTGAATATGCTGGAGGCCTTATCAAAGAAGATCCTGAGCATTTGTATTTTTAA
- a CDS encoding sugar-binding transcriptional regulator, translating to MDSLTEAKKKLMPEMTELLKKRYQILQTIQMEQPIGRRPLSELAGMTERDIRKETDLLRNQQLIETKTAGMIVSEQGLEVLEALKDFMREMSGLSNMEKELKSLLGISRVLIVPQNSDDIPAVKSNIGKEAARLLEAKFPLYKKIAVTGGSTMAAISKEIASDKRDSSLQFIAARGGLGEDVLHQANTIASLFAEKTGGAVKTLYLPDHLSAEAYEMMMREPVIKEMMELYDQTQVVVHGIGNAEEIALQRKSSFEEVEKIRAGEAVSEAFGYYFDKNGNVVYRIRTAGIQIEQVQKAPFILAVAGGRSKAKAILSYFKIAPEQTVLITDEGAARKIIELTQKQEEF from the coding sequence ATGGATTCATTAACGGAAGCGAAAAAAAAGCTGATGCCGGAAATGACCGAGCTCCTGAAAAAGCGTTATCAAATTCTGCAGACCATTCAAATGGAACAGCCCATTGGCAGGCGCCCTTTAAGTGAGCTTGCCGGAATGACTGAACGGGATATCCGAAAAGAAACAGATCTGTTGCGCAACCAGCAGTTGATTGAAACAAAGACCGCTGGAATGATTGTTTCTGAACAGGGGCTTGAAGTGCTTGAAGCTTTGAAGGATTTTATGCGAGAAATGTCGGGCTTGTCCAACATGGAAAAAGAGCTGAAATCCCTTTTAGGAATATCAAGAGTGCTGATCGTGCCTCAGAACAGCGACGATATTCCAGCAGTTAAATCGAATATTGGTAAAGAAGCTGCCCGCTTATTGGAAGCGAAGTTCCCACTGTATAAAAAAATCGCGGTAACAGGCGGCAGTACAATGGCTGCTATTTCAAAAGAAATAGCTTCCGATAAAAGAGATAGCTCTTTGCAATTTATTGCAGCAAGAGGAGGCTTAGGAGAAGATGTCCTCCATCAAGCCAATACAATCGCCTCCCTGTTTGCTGAAAAAACCGGTGGAGCGGTCAAAACACTTTATCTGCCTGATCATTTAAGTGCCGAGGCGTACGAGATGATGATGCGGGAACCGGTGATCAAAGAAATGATGGAATTGTACGACCAGACACAAGTTGTTGTACATGGCATCGGAAACGCTGAAGAAATTGCGCTGCAGCGAAAGTCCTCATTTGAAGAAGTGGAAAAAATCCGTGCAGGCGAAGCGGTTAGTGAAGCTTTCGGCTATTACTTCGACAAAAACGGAAATGTAGTTTATCGCATCCGCACAGCGGGAATCCAAATTGAACAAGTTCAAAAAGCGCCTTTCATCCTGGCAGTTGCAGGAGGGCGATCGAAAGCTAAAGCAATTCTTTCTTACTTCAAGATTGCACCGGAACAAACGGTTTTAATCACAGACGAAGGTGCGGCACGAAAAATAATCGAGTTAACTCAAAAACAGGAGGAATTTTAA
- a CDS encoding tetratricopeptide repeat protein produces MENKKKKNYENVLSFIPTGEYYYKKALKELQRDQYPKAHKYLQRATELSPKDPDIWVQFGIVLMEMQEFGQAMEALRTAYDLDQYKTETLFFLAEVNAHMGMFLEARNFAKKYVENDIQGQYAAEALEIIDFAEQEDWQLFDDDGEAQDSEHFYQQEKARRLMEEGNFPEAIKLLESLIEEKPDFWGAHNNLALAYFYIGETEMAKALLHDVLRRNTGNLHALCNLAVFHYYEKNEELEDVLDLLKKIQPYVFEHRYKLGATFALVGKYKEAYRWLRSLQKRGFDGDPAFYFWLSHAAYHSGHEDIAKQAWKHLTQMDPGKDGYEPWAEQAAMPHPDALEHDRDYLVGKLDHPQTSERLFGLFLLGKSAHKQEIVSHPNWLKSEQPTVLETYLLGYALGHPFKAHVPEEQAFMRAMEATEILYQEESMITEQGSYAFQMWFMLVEKAFERRYEFKNPKALAASVAYMVRSSRDRSVTKKAVAAHFGITSATLTKYVNQLIQYLPLFES; encoded by the coding sequence ATAAAAAAAAGAAAAACTATGAAAATGTCCTGTCATTCATTCCAACAGGGGAATATTATTACAAAAAGGCATTAAAAGAGTTACAGCGGGATCAGTATCCCAAAGCCCATAAGTATCTGCAGCGGGCTACAGAATTAAGCCCGAAAGACCCGGATATCTGGGTCCAGTTTGGCATCGTTCTTATGGAGATGCAGGAATTCGGGCAGGCAATGGAAGCATTGCGTACAGCATATGATCTTGATCAATATAAGACGGAGACCTTGTTTTTCTTAGCAGAAGTGAATGCACATATGGGAATGTTCTTAGAAGCGCGCAATTTTGCGAAGAAATACGTGGAAAACGACATACAGGGCCAGTATGCAGCGGAAGCTTTAGAAATCATCGATTTTGCAGAACAAGAAGACTGGCAGCTTTTTGATGACGACGGAGAAGCTCAAGACAGTGAGCATTTTTATCAGCAAGAAAAAGCCCGGCGCTTGATGGAGGAAGGGAACTTTCCGGAAGCCATCAAATTGTTGGAATCGCTGATTGAAGAAAAGCCGGATTTCTGGGGAGCACATAATAATCTTGCCTTGGCTTACTTTTATATCGGCGAAACGGAAATGGCAAAAGCGCTGCTGCATGATGTATTAAGAAGAAATACAGGGAATTTGCATGCACTTTGCAATCTGGCAGTCTTTCATTATTATGAAAAAAATGAGGAACTTGAAGACGTGCTGGATTTGCTGAAGAAAATTCAGCCTTATGTCTTTGAGCATCGCTATAAATTAGGAGCTACTTTTGCATTGGTCGGCAAGTATAAAGAAGCGTACCGCTGGTTGCGGAGCTTGCAGAAACGCGGATTTGACGGTGATCCTGCGTTCTATTTCTGGTTGTCTCATGCAGCTTATCACTCCGGCCATGAAGATATTGCCAAGCAAGCCTGGAAGCATTTGACGCAAATGGATCCGGGCAAAGACGGCTACGAACCATGGGCAGAACAGGCGGCTATGCCACATCCAGACGCGCTTGAACATGACCGGGATTATTTGGTGGGGAAACTTGATCATCCGCAGACGAGCGAGCGGTTGTTTGGTCTTTTTCTATTAGGAAAGTCTGCCCACAAGCAGGAAATTGTTTCACATCCGAATTGGCTGAAATCTGAACAGCCAACCGTGCTTGAAACCTATCTGCTTGGTTATGCGCTAGGCCATCCGTTTAAAGCACATGTGCCGGAAGAGCAAGCATTCATGCGGGCAATGGAAGCGACTGAAATTCTGTACCAAGAAGAAAGTATGATAACTGAGCAAGGCTCCTACGCTTTCCAAATGTGGTTTATGCTAGTGGAAAAAGCGTTTGAACGCCGTTATGAATTTAAAAATCCAAAAGCATTGGCCGCTTCGGTTGCTTATATGGTCAGATCTTCAAGAGACCGTTCTGTCACCAAAAAAGCGGTTGCCGCACATTTCGGCATAACATCAGCTACACTGACCAAATATGTTAATCAGTTGATCCAGTATTTGCCGCTTTTCGAATCATAA